A region from the Spirochaetota bacterium genome encodes:
- a CDS encoding MlaD family protein, which produces MAYTFSRMEKIVAIFIAAALIIVMSLIIVIPTQKGLWRSKAAFTTEFKSANKLKENMNVTLQGLAVGKLIKYRINEENKVEAKVIIYGEYADRVREDSVLVLSAPLFGDGELILYPGTPDARRLGNNAFLPSSDTERGQMLKEKHDLTMKNQGIDVILGNVTQLTKWINDPEGEFKTLLRMLSAPDGKVNLILGDVQALTYKLRHASNLEYFLNDPRARAEITASLKNVQKITENFVEISEKLKDNPIITMKGADDKAKPTTVLTTQPTKKK; this is translated from the coding sequence ATGGCATACACGTTCTCACGGATGGAAAAGATCGTGGCGATATTCATCGCTGCCGCGCTCATTATCGTGATGTCGCTCATCATCGTTATACCGACACAAAAGGGGCTGTGGCGGTCAAAAGCCGCATTTACAACTGAATTCAAGAGCGCGAACAAGCTTAAGGAAAACATGAACGTGACGCTCCAGGGACTTGCCGTCGGGAAACTCATAAAATACAGGATCAACGAAGAGAATAAAGTGGAAGCGAAGGTGATCATTTATGGTGAATACGCGGACCGCGTACGCGAGGACAGCGTCCTTGTGTTAAGTGCACCTCTCTTCGGGGACGGTGAGCTTATCCTGTATCCCGGCACGCCGGATGCACGAAGGCTCGGCAACAATGCCTTCCTTCCTTCGTCGGATACCGAACGCGGGCAGATGCTCAAGGAAAAACATGATCTTACCATGAAGAACCAAGGCATCGATGTGATCCTCGGCAATGTAACACAGTTGACCAAATGGATAAACGACCCGGAAGGGGAATTCAAGACATTGCTCCGAATGCTGAGCGCCCCCGACGGGAAGGTCAATCTGATACTCGGGGATGTACAGGCGCTGACCTATAAGCTCAGGCATGCATCGAACCTCGAATATTTCCTGAACGATCCGCGCGCCCGGGCGGAGATAACCGCGTCGCTTAAGAACGTGCAGAAGATAACGGAGAATTTCGTCGAGATATCCGAAAAACTGAAAGACAACCCCATCATAACCATGAAGGGCGCGGATGACAAAGCCAAGCCGACGACGGTGCTGACGACGCAGCCGACGAAAAAAAAATAA
- a CDS encoding aconitase family protein: MSTTAAEALRSYHERNAERIREGLPPRPLTESEVDVVLGVIMSSVPAAEKRSADDLIHLLDDEVRGGSFPEAKKKAEALYSSVEGKPCYLTESRRALAMLINMNGGTADIYLVKCLAVSDAQERVKDALEKIFYISKEAVDHCFSLAKEGNAAAKAVLLGWAERSWEKHLPFPETIRVTAIQAGDFISTDHLSPSKRASSRTDRPLHAAFIMEGRDDQKDFIARWKTLSAKGPLAMVGGKQFGEGSSRKSATYNLLEVIGSPVPHAPESKKGGVLIAKSIAPIYEMSVISSGVIPLKADTDGMTEGDVLRIELSRNIIVNETKSTEIPFAPLLPFTLMKLKAGGLNAYMSQKKLFIMASACAKELGAPVRVVKQTEGAASPQTTTQKLFTYNRLDGKKFSTTGENVEVKIRGVYSQDTTGPMTYDEYQSIGGGESFQSEFVIQSVCHTSECPTTEERNTQLYLQKFARDHGGIGLMAGEGIIHTIANRFVLPSDIIVGGDSHTRSERGISFPAGSDIVAIAMKYGFLELAVDEEVLVTFTGKLNDGITARDAVSMLVTEAGSSGQGKGVYNGRIIEFAGVKDFNRDERYILTNAVAERSASAGIIPTDDAAVESVNNDLKYLKKRYDRGDRSHSLTATIASFEKYLADKKYFTPDKDATYAAKVTIDLSKYREPLVAKPHHPDNVAPLSEVAGTKVDEVFIGSCVGGDLASIRAASLLVEGKRIASHVQFVVIPASGDIYATLMKEGTLEKLHEAGAIIGIPSCGLCMGNKRRIGDKAVAFTTTTRNFQSRIGPSSAEAFLGSAHIAALTAVAGKIVDTATYMEEYAKRVAKKRKFIYADIEY; encoded by the coding sequence ATGAGCACAACGGCAGCGGAAGCACTGAGATCGTATCATGAAAGGAACGCGGAACGCATCCGTGAGGGGCTTCCGCCGCGGCCGCTTACCGAGAGCGAAGTGGATGTCGTTCTCGGTGTGATCATGTCGTCCGTCCCTGCGGCCGAAAAAAGATCCGCAGATGACCTGATACACCTCCTCGATGATGAAGTGCGCGGGGGGAGCTTTCCCGAAGCGAAGAAGAAAGCCGAAGCGCTCTACTCATCCGTTGAAGGAAAACCGTGCTATCTCACCGAGAGCAGGCGTGCGCTCGCTATGCTCATCAATATGAACGGCGGAACGGCGGATATCTATCTCGTCAAATGCCTTGCGGTGAGCGACGCTCAAGAGCGTGTCAAAGACGCGCTTGAAAAGATATTCTATATTTCCAAGGAAGCGGTCGATCACTGCTTCTCGCTCGCGAAGGAGGGGAATGCGGCAGCGAAAGCGGTGCTCCTCGGCTGGGCGGAGCGTTCGTGGGAGAAGCATCTTCCCTTTCCGGAGACGATACGCGTTACCGCGATACAAGCGGGCGATTTCATATCGACCGATCACCTTTCGCCGTCAAAGCGCGCGTCGTCGCGTACGGACAGGCCGCTCCATGCCGCGTTCATCATGGAAGGACGCGATGATCAGAAGGATTTCATCGCACGCTGGAAAACTCTTTCTGCGAAAGGTCCGCTCGCCATGGTCGGCGGGAAACAGTTCGGCGAAGGCTCATCGCGCAAAAGCGCGACGTATAATCTTCTTGAAGTGATAGGGTCGCCCGTGCCGCATGCCCCCGAGTCGAAAAAGGGCGGCGTGCTCATCGCAAAGTCGATAGCGCCCATCTATGAGATGAGCGTCATCTCTTCGGGCGTCATTCCGCTGAAAGCGGATACGGACGGCATGACGGAAGGCGACGTGCTCCGCATCGAACTTTCGAGGAACATCATCGTCAATGAAACGAAGAGCACCGAGATACCGTTCGCGCCGCTTCTGCCGTTCACGCTCATGAAGCTCAAGGCGGGCGGACTGAATGCATACATGTCGCAGAAAAAACTATTCATCATGGCATCCGCATGCGCGAAGGAGCTCGGCGCTCCGGTGCGTGTTGTAAAGCAGACAGAAGGCGCTGCATCGCCGCAGACGACGACGCAGAAACTGTTCACGTACAACCGGCTTGACGGCAAGAAATTCTCGACGACGGGCGAGAACGTGGAAGTGAAGATACGCGGCGTCTATTCGCAGGACACCACGGGGCCGATGACCTATGATGAGTATCAGTCCATCGGGGGCGGTGAAAGCTTCCAGAGCGAATTCGTGATACAGTCCGTGTGCCATACGAGCGAATGTCCGACGACGGAAGAGCGTAACACGCAGCTCTATCTCCAGAAATTCGCGCGCGATCACGGGGGCATCGGGCTTATGGCAGGCGAAGGCATCATACACACCATCGCCAACCGCTTTGTGCTCCCGAGCGACATCATTGTCGGCGGCGATTCGCATACGCGCAGCGAACGCGGCATATCCTTCCCCGCAGGGAGCGACATAGTCGCTATCGCAATGAAGTACGGTTTCCTCGAACTGGCCGTCGATGAGGAAGTGCTCGTCACGTTCACGGGGAAATTGAATGACGGGATCACCGCACGCGATGCAGTGAGCATGCTCGTTACCGAAGCGGGATCATCCGGTCAGGGGAAAGGCGTATACAACGGACGCATCATCGAATTCGCAGGCGTGAAGGATTTCAACCGCGATGAGCGCTACATTCTTACGAATGCGGTCGCTGAGCGCAGCGCCTCCGCCGGCATCATCCCCACCGACGACGCGGCGGTAGAAAGCGTCAACAACGACCTGAAATATCTCAAGAAACGTTACGACCGTGGCGACCGTTCGCATTCGCTTACCGCGACGATAGCATCGTTCGAAAAATATCTCGCTGACAAGAAATATTTCACGCCGGACAAGGACGCAACATACGCGGCGAAGGTGACCATCGATCTTTCCAAATACCGCGAGCCCCTCGTGGCCAAGCCGCATCACCCGGATAATGTCGCACCGCTTTCGGAAGTGGCCGGCACGAAGGTCGATGAAGTGTTCATCGGGAGCTGTGTGGGCGGCGACCTTGCGAGCATACGCGCGGCTTCGCTCCTTGTCGAAGGCAAGCGCATCGCTTCGCATGTGCAGTTCGTCGTTATCCCCGCTTCCGGCGATATTTACGCAACGCTCATGAAGGAAGGGACGCTCGAGAAGCTTCACGAGGCGGGTGCGATCATCGGCATACCGAGCTGCGGCCTGTGCATGGGCAATAAACGGCGCATCGGCGATAAGGCCGTCGCTTTCACGACGACGACGCGTAATTTCCAGTCACGCATCGGACCGTCATCGGCAGAGGCGTTCCTCGGGAGCGCGCATATCGCGGCGCTCACCGCCGTTGCCGGGAAGATAGTCGATACAGCGACGTATATGGAAGAATATGCGAAGCGCGTGGCGAAGAAGAGGAAATTCATTTACGCGGATATTGAGTATTAG
- a CDS encoding HD domain-containing phosphohydrolase: MGMNGPVLIVDDDEQILTLTQEILTASGFTVRGFTDPVKALTSLTVDGAAAIISDIDMPGMSGIEFGQKVRAIDEHIPIVFLTGFSTLEYAKEAIRIGASEFIEKPVKNIHALIEVVRTAIRKREERKALETVHDLYRALVRPGESIQPADVFYDLQEFTIKGWAKLIEHKDEETGNHLMRIARYTELLANELSATTAFSGYLSHEYIQDLKLGSILHDIGKSSVPDTILMKPGKLTAEEFVIIKSHVTVGGSFLETCLTEWKNKYPDMKCYFNLGSQIAKFHHERWDGSGYAAGLARTDIPLSARIVAIADVYDALTSERPYKKAWPHADAVAEIIRSSETHFDPSIVSVFLSISPKFAEIRSTFN; encoded by the coding sequence ATGGGCATGAACGGACCGGTCCTTATCGTCGATGACGACGAACAGATATTGACCCTCACCCAAGAGATACTTACCGCGAGCGGATTCACCGTCCGTGGATTCACCGATCCGGTGAAAGCGCTTACATCGCTCACCGTCGATGGTGCCGCAGCGATAATTTCCGACATCGATATGCCCGGCATGTCCGGCATCGAATTCGGACAGAAGGTGCGCGCGATTGATGAGCACATCCCTATCGTCTTCCTCACGGGTTTTTCCACGCTTGAGTACGCAAAGGAAGCGATACGCATCGGCGCATCGGAGTTCATAGAGAAACCGGTCAAGAACATACATGCGCTCATCGAGGTAGTACGTACCGCCATACGCAAGCGCGAGGAGCGCAAGGCGCTTGAGACCGTGCACGACCTGTATCGCGCCCTGGTGCGACCCGGTGAAAGCATACAGCCAGCCGATGTGTTCTACGACCTGCAGGAATTCACCATCAAGGGCTGGGCGAAGCTCATCGAACACAAGGATGAAGAGACCGGCAATCACCTCATGCGGATCGCCCGTTATACGGAGCTCCTCGCCAATGAGCTGTCAGCAACAACGGCGTTCTCAGGATATCTTTCACACGAATACATTCAGGACCTGAAGCTCGGGAGCATTCTCCACGACATCGGCAAATCGTCGGTGCCCGATACGATACTGATGAAACCGGGAAAGCTCACAGCGGAGGAATTCGTCATCATCAAGTCGCATGTGACCGTGGGCGGGAGTTTTCTTGAGACCTGCCTTACCGAATGGAAGAACAAATACCCCGACATGAAATGCTATTTCAATCTCGGTTCGCAGATAGCGAAATTCCATCATGAGCGCTGGGACGGCAGCGGGTATGCCGCGGGCCTCGCCAGGACCGACATCCCGCTTTCGGCGCGCATCGTCGCCATCGCCGACGTATACGATGCGCTTACCTCCGAACGCCCGTACAAGAAAGCGTGGCCGCATGCCGATGCGGTCGCGGAGATAATCCGTTCGTCCGAAACGCATTTCGATCCGTCCATCGTCTCGGTATTCCTTTCGATAAGCCCCAAGTTCGCCGAAATACGCAGCACGTTCAACTGA
- a CDS encoding AraC family transcriptional regulator, translating into MAKINVTHGTYVISGAWRFIARMERRYGTLRFVVGRDSPDERITSQVITFRNAHRSVDGISLPYFTMTYILAGKGVYRPLNARAQMLAPGALFNRPAHEPFSLTRDERFPWAEFSIALPDSFARTFISICGMHERTVVSVLRSDIFDGISSVFRAMSRADACASLSAVFDLAGRFTRSSLEKAPIDAIRRALVLMGKRVIRTDDDMRAVASAVGMSYERFRKAFTAHIGMSPREYRIRQKIRRAEDAIAMGEDISAAAESLGYPDQFTFAKQFKKFTGYSPAKYRSSVQ; encoded by the coding sequence ATGGCGAAAATCAATGTCACGCATGGAACATATGTCATATCTGGTGCTTGGCGTTTTATCGCACGGATGGAGCGCCGCTACGGCACGTTGCGCTTCGTCGTCGGCAGGGACTCACCGGACGAACGCATCACATCGCAGGTGATAACGTTCCGCAATGCTCATCGGTCCGTCGACGGCATTTCATTACCGTACTTCACCATGACCTATATCCTCGCCGGCAAGGGCGTATACCGCCCGCTCAACGCTCGCGCACAGATGCTCGCTCCCGGTGCACTTTTTAACCGCCCCGCGCATGAACCGTTTTCCCTTACGCGGGACGAGCGATTTCCCTGGGCGGAATTCTCGATCGCACTGCCCGACAGCTTCGCACGAACGTTCATATCGATATGCGGCATGCATGAACGGACGGTAGTATCCGTTCTCCGTTCCGATATTTTCGACGGCATATCGTCCGTGTTCCGCGCCATGTCGCGCGCGGACGCCTGTGCATCGCTTTCCGCCGTGTTCGATCTGGCGGGACGCTTCACGCGTTCTTCGTTGGAGAAGGCGCCCATCGACGCGATACGCCGCGCCCTTGTGCTCATGGGAAAGCGCGTCATCCGCACCGATGATGATATGCGTGCGGTAGCATCCGCCGTCGGCATGAGCTACGAGCGCTTCCGCAAGGCGTTCACCGCGCATATCGGCATGTCGCCGCGTGAATACCGTATACGCCAGAAGATACGCAGGGCCGAGGACGCCATCGCGATGGGGGAAGATATCTCAGCGGCGGCGGAATCGCTCGGGTATCCTGATCAATTCACGTTCGCGAAGCAGTTCAAGAAATTCACGGGATATTCACCGGCGAAATATCGTTCATCGGTGCAATGA
- the lepB gene encoding signal peptidase I — protein MTIQRRIAEIALAGAVAVMIAVCIRMFLFQPFPVASRSMENSVCAGDEILVFKGAYHLTRFGLRPVTRGEIVVFEGKRAEDGYFVKRIIGIPGDHIVIRDGTVTVNSIVLREPYASATTGTLTLDIPADHVFVLGDNRAVSEDSRSYGPVNITRIVGTAVLIYKPLSRFGTVQ, from the coding sequence ATGACGATACAGCGGCGCATCGCGGAGATCGCTCTGGCCGGTGCCGTTGCGGTCATGATCGCCGTATGCATTCGGATGTTCTTGTTCCAGCCGTTCCCCGTGGCGTCACGGTCGATGGAGAACTCGGTATGTGCCGGGGATGAGATACTGGTCTTCAAAGGGGCGTACCATCTCACGCGCTTTGGTCTGCGTCCGGTCACGCGGGGCGAGATCGTCGTGTTCGAAGGCAAGCGCGCGGAGGACGGGTATTTCGTGAAGCGTATCATCGGCATTCCCGGCGATCATATCGTCATACGCGACGGTACGGTCACGGTGAATTCGATCGTGCTTCGGGAGCCGTACGCATCGGCGACAACGGGGACATTGACGCTCGATATACCCGCCGATCATGTCTTCGTGCTCGGTGATAATCGAGCGGTGAGCGAGGACAGCAGGAGCTACGGTCCGGTGAACATAACGCGTATCGTGGGGACGGCAGTGCTCATTTACAAGCCGCTTTCCCGTTTCGGTACCGTGCAGTGA
- the recG gene encoding ATP-dependent DNA helicase RecG translates to MPHERMTFREIAEQPIQFVKGVGPYFQELLAKKNIRSLLDLMTFFPRDYEDRTRVTSIREALAEPEKNSVVRVRIDSIESMTVNFRSVPKLIVSDGDMTAELPLFAGRMPKGAREGAEIHVVGKFRFGRNAVWCSVTEVEFDADASLTFGRIVPLYELTAGLSQKKMRSLIQSQLPLMRTISYDISPEAKGRYSLMSFGDALAEIHFPRDMKRMEQAKRTLIYEEFLAFQVMYLRENRPPVLAKEKRYHSMKLRDDIAASLPYRLTRAQDNTLAEISDDMLSDRQMFRLLQGDVGSGKTVVAFLAALIAAEAGYQTALLAPTEILAAQHMRTIQGMAGDRISVGLLTGSLSGEERARMLSRCAANDVRIIVGTHALLSDDVRFASLGLAVIDEQQRFGVAQRNALLAKGKNVDYLLMTATPIPRSLAMTLFGELDLSVIDEMPSGRKGIRTKYVGKDARDHCYRFLKNRIEKGEQGYVVFPLIEETADSDLLDLTNEYERVRATTLSDVPLAVVHGRMTSVERDDAMGRFSRGEVKVLFATSIIEVGIDNPNATTMVIEGAERFGLSQLHQMRGRVGRGDREGFCYLVHHGELTDAASKRLAVLADSNDGFRIAEEDLAIRGPGEFIGMRQAGLPEFRLGDIIRDVGIMREARTDALALCAGTDRLAPEFEERIARMTERLTV, encoded by the coding sequence GTGCCGCATGAGAGGATGACGTTCCGGGAGATCGCCGAACAGCCGATACAGTTCGTAAAGGGGGTGGGTCCCTATTTCCAGGAACTGCTCGCGAAAAAGAACATACGTTCGCTCCTCGATCTTATGACGTTCTTCCCCCGCGACTATGAGGACAGGACACGGGTGACCTCGATACGGGAAGCGCTCGCGGAGCCGGAAAAGAATTCGGTCGTCCGCGTGCGCATCGATTCCATCGAGTCGATGACGGTGAATTTCCGCTCGGTGCCCAAGCTCATCGTATCCGACGGCGATATGACGGCGGAACTTCCGCTTTTCGCCGGCCGCATGCCCAAGGGCGCGCGCGAGGGGGCGGAGATCCATGTCGTCGGTAAATTCCGGTTCGGGCGCAATGCGGTATGGTGTTCGGTGACCGAAGTGGAATTCGACGCTGATGCGTCACTCACGTTCGGGCGCATTGTCCCCCTCTACGAGCTGACGGCGGGGCTTTCGCAGAAAAAGATGCGTTCGCTCATACAGTCGCAGCTTCCGCTGATGCGTACCATTTCATATGACATCTCGCCTGAAGCGAAGGGACGCTATTCGCTCATGTCATTCGGCGATGCGCTTGCGGAGATACACTTCCCCCGCGACATGAAGCGTATGGAGCAGGCGAAGCGTACGCTCATCTACGAGGAATTCCTTGCGTTCCAGGTCATGTATCTTCGTGAGAACAGACCACCCGTACTCGCCAAGGAGAAACGCTACCATTCCATGAAGCTCCGCGATGACATCGCAGCATCGCTTCCCTATCGGCTTACCCGCGCGCAGGATAATACGCTCGCCGAGATATCCGACGATATGCTTTCCGACAGGCAGATGTTCCGGCTCCTTCAGGGCGATGTAGGGAGCGGGAAGACCGTGGTGGCGTTCCTTGCAGCGCTCATCGCAGCGGAAGCGGGCTATCAGACCGCGCTCCTTGCCCCGACGGAGATACTTGCCGCTCAGCATATGCGTACGATACAGGGCATGGCAGGCGATCGCATATCGGTCGGGCTTCTGACCGGATCGCTTTCCGGTGAGGAGCGTGCGCGCATGCTTTCTCGCTGTGCCGCCAACGACGTGCGGATAATTGTCGGGACGCACGCGCTCCTCAGCGACGATGTGCGATTCGCATCGCTCGGGCTTGCGGTGATCGACGAGCAGCAGCGCTTCGGCGTGGCGCAGCGCAATGCGCTCCTTGCCAAGGGAAAGAACGTCGATTATCTCCTTATGACGGCGACGCCCATACCGCGTTCGCTCGCCATGACGCTTTTCGGCGAGCTCGATCTTTCCGTCATCGATGAAATGCCGTCCGGAAGGAAAGGGATACGGACGAAGTATGTGGGGAAGGACGCTCGTGATCACTGCTACCGATTCCTGAAGAACCGCATCGAGAAAGGCGAGCAGGGATATGTCGTGTTCCCGCTCATCGAGGAAACGGCGGATAGCGATCTCCTCGATCTGACCAATGAGTATGAGCGCGTGCGGGCGACCACGCTTTCCGATGTCCCTCTTGCCGTCGTTCATGGAAGGATGACGAGCGTTGAGCGCGATGATGCCATGGGCCGCTTCTCCCGCGGCGAGGTGAAGGTGCTTTTTGCAACATCCATCATCGAGGTGGGCATCGATAATCCCAACGCGACGACGATGGTGATCGAGGGTGCCGAGCGTTTCGGGCTTTCGCAGCTCCATCAGATGCGCGGGCGCGTGGGGCGCGGCGACCGCGAAGGGTTTTGCTATCTTGTGCATCACGGCGAACTTACCGATGCAGCGTCAAAGCGGCTTGCCGTGCTCGCGGATTCGAACGACGGTTTCCGCATAGCGGAGGAAGACCTTGCGATACGGGGCCCTGGTGAATTCATCGGTATGCGTCAGGCGGGATTGCCGGAATTCCGGCTCGGCGATATCATACGCGATGTCGGCATCATGCGCGAGGCGCGTACCGATGCGCTCGCACTGTGTGCGGGAACGGACAGGCTCGCACCGGAATTCGAGGAGCGGATCGCACGTATGACAGAACGGCTGACCGTATGA
- a CDS encoding OmpA family protein produces the protein MNKLLLVMAVCITVGSTVESAEARVKENLGAIINSKHDDRLPIISPDGRTLYFIRMGSPENSDRDIESTDIWYSEKDAKGRWTKAKNIGKPLNNDAPNAVLSAGMDNNSLLLLSTYNSDGSTKGNGISYSYRTKDGWAVPEEVVIDYFYNKHPEYSGYCLSQDWYYLIASVERDDSLGDTDLYVSFKVSDKKYSRPKNLGRTLNTSGKERTPFLAADNKTLYFSSDRPGGRGDMDIYVTRRLDNTWTNWSAPENLGPEFNTDGWDGYFSIPASGSQAYLVSSTGSLGMRDIFRIAMPDVIKPLPVVLVQGVVQNKKSGEPVDALIQYYDLTNGVLIGSAIADPANGRYSIILQSGKRYAFRAEKKDFYAVNENLDVSVLTEYTEIEQDLMLVPIESGQTVRMNNIFFEYNKSDLHPESKEELNRVVALLRNNSTMKLEIAGHTDNVGGEAYNRSLSQARAAAVARYFVSAGIQSGRLTAKGYGQSKPVVANTSDAGRKQNRRVEFVIQ, from the coding sequence ATGAATAAGCTGCTTCTGGTCATGGCGGTATGCATCACCGTCGGATCTACGGTCGAAAGCGCGGAAGCGCGGGTGAAAGAGAACCTGGGTGCGATCATCAATTCGAAGCATGACGACCGCCTGCCGATCATTTCACCCGACGGACGAACCCTCTATTTCATCCGCATGGGGTCCCCGGAAAATAGCGACAGGGACATCGAATCGACCGATATCTGGTACAGCGAAAAAGATGCGAAGGGCCGCTGGACGAAAGCGAAAAATATCGGTAAGCCGCTCAACAATGACGCGCCCAATGCGGTGCTTTCTGCAGGCATGGATAATAATTCATTGCTGCTCTTAAGCACCTACAACAGCGATGGCTCGACGAAAGGGAACGGGATATCCTACAGTTATCGCACGAAGGACGGATGGGCGGTGCCGGAAGAGGTGGTCATCGATTATTTCTATAATAAGCATCCGGAATACAGCGGCTACTGTCTTTCTCAGGACTGGTATTATCTCATCGCAAGCGTCGAGCGCGATGATTCCCTCGGCGATACGGACCTCTATGTTTCATTCAAGGTCAGCGATAAAAAATACAGCAGGCCGAAGAACCTCGGCAGGACGCTCAATACGAGCGGCAAGGAGCGTACGCCGTTCCTCGCCGCCGACAATAAGACGCTCTATTTCTCATCGGACAGACCGGGCGGCCGCGGCGATATGGATATCTATGTCACGCGGAGGCTCGATAATACATGGACGAATTGGTCTGCACCGGAGAACCTCGGGCCCGAATTCAATACCGACGGATGGGACGGCTATTTTTCCATCCCCGCATCCGGTTCACAGGCGTACCTCGTTTCTTCCACCGGCTCGCTCGGGATGAGGGATATTTTCCGTATCGCCATGCCCGATGTCATCAAGCCGCTTCCGGTGGTGCTGGTACAAGGGGTAGTGCAGAACAAGAAGAGCGGTGAACCCGTCGATGCGCTGATACAGTATTACGACCTTACGAACGGTGTCCTCATCGGTTCCGCGATCGCTGATCCTGCGAACGGGAGATACAGCATCATCCTGCAGTCGGGCAAACGCTATGCGTTCCGCGCTGAAAAGAAGGATTTCTATGCGGTCAATGAGAACCTCGATGTGAGCGTTCTCACCGAGTACACCGAGATCGAACAGGACCTCATGCTCGTTCCAATAGAATCCGGGCAGACAGTGAGAATGAACAATATTTTCTTCGAATACAATAAGTCCGATCTGCACCCCGAATCGAAGGAAGAACTGAACCGCGTCGTGGCATTGCTCCGGAACAACAGCACGATGAAACTTGAGATAGCGGGACATACCGACAATGTCGGCGGGGAAGCGTATAATCGATCGCTGTCACAGGCACGAGCCGCCGCCGTGGCACGATATTTCGTTTCCGCCGGCATTCAGAGCGGGCGATTGACGGCGAAGGGATATGGGCAAAGCAAACCCGTTGTTGCGAACACCTCGGATGCGGGCAGAAAGCAGAACAGGCGCGTTGAATTCGTGATACAGTAG
- a CDS encoding Hsp70 family protein, which produces MISLGIDFGTSNSAAAVIQNGTAVDITFDGNSFFPTCLYRRKRGGYKVGFDAIRSYMEDNVGQRSNFERRSLGRSIDMEIIPGESVATQLGIKEEAMTVSVPVHTVVDTASKGRFFKSLKTALRYPSLTQVTVFDETVAVFRLLEQFFRAIKKAAEKQMKDTAADIVIGMPVIIEQTPKLKRHYERVITVAARESGFREVSFAMEPVAAAKECSRSLSDGTALVFDFGGGTLDLSVLRIVSHDVEVLANRGLLLGGDDYDKEIQKLIHPLLGKGSFTRSIGGVHRDMPAVIFDKLLTLDGILELSHASYDTILKEIKFSCENSEAGIALYRLVKENYGYPFLRACESAKMHLSKELSAPFSCSFGESRIHRMIERHEFEHAIAESLTDIAGVIRAVLSDAHVTADDIDSVIPVGGSTQVPAVQKILADIFGEQRMKHVDLYTSISRGLAAIAQERYGVMAQGLQ; this is translated from the coding sequence GTGATTTCGCTTGGCATCGATTTCGGCACGAGTAATTCTGCAGCGGCTGTGATACAGAACGGCACCGCGGTCGATATTACGTTCGACGGGAATTCGTTCTTTCCCACCTGTCTCTATCGTCGCAAGCGCGGCGGCTACAAGGTAGGCTTTGATGCTATCCGTTCATACATGGAAGACAATGTCGGGCAGCGGTCGAATTTTGAACGGCGTTCGCTCGGGCGTTCCATCGATATGGAGATAATACCCGGCGAAAGTGTTGCGACACAGCTCGGGATAAAAGAAGAGGCGATGACGGTATCCGTTCCGGTGCATACGGTCGTCGACACTGCAAGCAAGGGACGTTTCTTCAAGTCGCTTAAGACCGCGCTCCGCTACCCGTCGCTCACGCAGGTAACCGTGTTCGACGAGACCGTCGCGGTGTTCCGGCTCCTTGAGCAATTCTTCCGCGCAATAAAAAAAGCGGCAGAGAAGCAGATGAAAGATACTGCGGCGGATATCGTCATCGGTATGCCGGTGATCATCGAACAGACACCGAAGCTCAAACGGCATTACGAACGCGTCATCACGGTCGCGGCGCGGGAAAGCGGCTTTCGCGAAGTGAGCTTTGCGATGGAACCGGTCGCTGCGGCAAAGGAATGTTCCCGCTCGCTTTCGGACGGCACGGCGCTTGTCTTCGACTTCGGCGGCGGTACGCTCGATCTCTCCGTACTGCGGATAGTATCGCATGATGTTGAGGTGCTTGCCAACCGCGGGCTCCTCCTCGGCGGTGACGATTACGATAAAGAGATACAGAAGCTCATACATCCGCTGCTCGGGAAAGGAAGCTTTACCCGCTCAATCGGCGGAGTACACCGCGATATGCCGGCTGTCATTTTTGATAAGCTTCTCACGCTCGACGGCATCCTGGAGCTGTCGCATGCATCCTATGATACGATACTCAAGGAGATAAAGTTCTCATGCGAGAACAGCGAGGCAGGCATCGCACTATACCGCCTGGTCAAGGAGAATTACGGATATCCATTCCTCCGCGCCTGTGAATCGGCAAAGATGCATCTTTCGAAAGAACTATCCGCGCCGTTCTCCTGTTCATTCGGGGAAAGCCGCATCCATCGTATGATCGAACGACATGAATTCGAGCACGCGATAGCAGAAAGCCTCACGGATATCGCCGGTGTCATACGTGCGGTGCTCTCCGACGCTCACGTAACGGCTGATGATATCGATTCCGTCATTCCCGTCGGCGGGAGCACGCAGGTGCCGGCGGTACAGAAGATACTTGCTGATATTTTCGGAGAACAGAGGATGAAGCATGTCGACCTGTACACATCGATATCACGGGGTCTTGCGGCGATAGCACAGGAACGCTACGGCGTGATGGCGCAGGGCTTGCAGTAA